One genomic region from Terriglobus aquaticus encodes:
- a CDS encoding DinB family protein, protein MAQAEMAGDRKTGDCPCTQAQVLEHWQGHRRLTRKVIEAFPEDQMFTFTLGGMRTFGAMVHEFLGMALPVANQVATGTWGDPIAEKPTDKAGLLRLWDEHTAKIDAIVPAIAPERFHEKIKIYEQYEVTGMEAIQYTVDNEIHHRGQGYVYLRALGFEPPAFYDRS, encoded by the coding sequence ATGGCACAGGCGGAGATGGCAGGGGACAGGAAGACGGGCGATTGTCCATGCACCCAGGCGCAGGTTCTGGAGCACTGGCAGGGGCATCGCAGGTTGACTCGCAAGGTAATCGAGGCTTTTCCGGAGGATCAGATGTTCACGTTCACCCTTGGCGGTATGCGCACGTTTGGCGCAATGGTTCACGAGTTCCTGGGCATGGCTCTGCCGGTGGCGAACCAGGTAGCGACCGGCACGTGGGGCGACCCAATCGCCGAGAAGCCGACCGACAAGGCCGGGCTGCTGCGGCTGTGGGACGAGCATACGGCCAAGATCGATGCGATTGTGCCGGCTATTGCACCCGAGCGCTTCCACGAGAAGATCAAGATCTACGAGCAGTACGAGGTGACTGGCATGGAGGCCATTCAGTACACGGTCGACAACGAAATCCATCATCGCGGGCAGGGGTATGTGTACCTGCGAGCGTTGGGCTTCGAGCCGCCGGCGTTTTACGACCGTAGCTAG
- the fabF gene encoding beta-ketoacyl-ACP synthase II, with the protein MPARRVVVTGIGLICGIGNTANEVWDSLVAGRSGMAEITAYPLEGHSVRFAAEVKNFDPHQFIDKKEARKMGRFIHFALAASAEAMQHSGLQVTEENAERIGVHIGSGIGGFDVIEREHTNLMNGGPRKVSPFFIPATIVNLAAGHVSIRYGAKGPNEAAATACTTGAHSIGDAFRIIQRGDADAMIAGGTEAAITPLSVAGFANMKALSTRNDDPTRASRPWDKDRDGFVVGEGAGILILEELEFAKARGAKILGEVVGYGMSADAFHMTGMAPEGEGCKRAVLAALKSANLQPDVITYVNAHATSTPLGDAMESKGLEHVFGERALNHELLVSSTKSMTGHLLGGAGGLEAGITLMAMQKGIVPPTTNLDNVDPECRLNYVPNKPVEASMPYALSNSFGFGGTNGSLIFKRWDE; encoded by the coding sequence ATCCCCGCTCGCCGGGTGGTGGTTACCGGCATCGGCCTCATTTGCGGTATCGGCAACACTGCAAACGAGGTGTGGGACAGCCTGGTGGCGGGCCGCAGCGGTATGGCCGAGATCACGGCCTATCCGCTGGAAGGCCACTCGGTCCGCTTCGCCGCCGAAGTGAAGAACTTCGATCCGCACCAGTTCATCGACAAAAAAGAGGCCCGCAAGATGGGCCGCTTTATTCACTTCGCCCTGGCCGCCAGCGCCGAGGCAATGCAGCACTCCGGCCTGCAGGTGACCGAAGAGAACGCCGAGCGCATCGGCGTTCACATCGGTTCCGGCATCGGCGGGTTCGATGTGATCGAACGCGAGCACACCAACCTGATGAACGGTGGCCCCCGCAAGGTGTCGCCCTTCTTCATCCCGGCCACAATCGTGAACCTGGCCGCCGGGCATGTGTCCATTCGGTACGGCGCCAAGGGACCGAACGAGGCTGCCGCCACCGCCTGCACCACCGGCGCGCACAGCATCGGCGATGCCTTCCGCATCATTCAGCGCGGCGATGCCGACGCCATGATCGCGGGCGGCACGGAAGCCGCCATTACGCCGCTCAGCGTGGCCGGCTTTGCCAACATGAAAGCCCTCTCCACTCGCAACGACGACCCGACGCGCGCCTCCCGTCCCTGGGACAAGGATCGCGATGGGTTCGTGGTCGGTGAAGGCGCCGGCATCCTCATCCTGGAAGAGCTGGAGTTCGCCAAGGCCCGCGGCGCAAAGATCCTGGGTGAGGTGGTCGGCTACGGCATGAGCGCCGACGCCTTCCACATGACCGGCATGGCGCCGGAAGGCGAAGGCTGCAAGCGCGCCGTTCTGGCCGCCCTGAAATCTGCAAACCTGCAGCCAGACGTGATCACTTACGTAAATGCCCATGCCACCAGCACCCCGCTGGGCGATGCCATGGAATCCAAAGGCCTGGAGCACGTGTTTGGTGAGCGCGCCCTGAACCATGAACTTCTGGTCAGTTCGACCAAGTCCATGACCGGCCACCTGCTCGGCGGCGCGGGCGGCCTGGAAGCCGGCATCACGCTGATGGCCATGCAGAAGGGCATCGTCCCGCCGACCACCAACCTGGACAACGTGGATCCGGAGTGCCGGCTGAACTACGTCCCGAACAAGCCGGTGGAGGCGTCAATGCCCTACGCTCTGTCGAACTCCTTCGGCTTCGGTGGCACCAACGGCTCGCTCATCTTCAAGCGCTGGGACGAGTAA
- a CDS encoding acyl carrier protein has product MATVDEKVKSIIVEQLQVDEAEVTPGASFQEDLGADSLDVVELVMQFEEAFDIQIPDEDAEKIKTVKDATDYIESHTKAK; this is encoded by the coding sequence ATGGCAACCGTGGACGAGAAGGTAAAGAGCATCATCGTGGAACAACTGCAGGTGGACGAGGCCGAGGTCACCCCGGGCGCGTCGTTCCAGGAAGACCTGGGCGCCGATTCGCTGGACGTGGTCGAGCTGGTCATGCAGTTTGAAGAAGCCTTCGACATCCAGATCCCCGACGAAGACGCCGAGAAGATCAAGACGGTGAAAGACGCGACCGACTACATCGAATCGCACACCAAGGCGAAGTAA